TAGAATGAACTAGAATGGGTTGAGGTGAATGCCTTTAGGAAGTACGCGGGAAGCCTGGACGGGGTGGGAGGTGTTAAGGCTTGTTTTCTTTGGCAGCTTTGCATGTGGGAGAAAGCCGACACAGCGCTCTCGGTGCTCGTGCTCGGTTAGGTCGGCCCTTTGATTTGGAGTACTGAGCTTTTTGTGAGACATCCCCCCTTCATTACTTTCAATTAGTCGACTTTATAAGTTTGTCCCCTTTTATTAATTTAGCCGTGCATACTTGTGCACAGCTGCTTCCTGTGTGAGGAGCATTAGCGGTGATTAAGATAAGTAAGTTCCTACCCTGACGGAGCTTGTATTCTAGTAAAGAACTAGACAAAAAGCAGATAAATGTGTAACGCAGATAAAGTGGTCAGGGTAGTTTTtatctgaggaggtgacatttaaacagcggatgcaaaggtcctgagggaGGAGCTAGCTAGTAATGGTGGAGTGGAAGGTGGGTCTGTGTCCCTGGAGAACATGAACAGTGAGCAAGGGGGACGATGAGAAAGAAGTAGCCAAGGACCAGATCAAGAGGCTCCTTACTGTCCCTTCTaagaattttggattttataGCTTAGAGAGCTTCTCAGAACGCAGCTATAGACCAAGCCTTTGAGCAACTGGGCCTGTCTCCacctttttatttgaaaattttattgtgacaattgtagattcacatacagttgtaagaaataatacagggaGATCCCTTGTATACTTTTCCCAGTTTTCCTCATTGGCAACATTCTGTAAAACTGTAGTACAGTATCCCAACAAGGACACTGGCATGGATACAGCCCATAGGTCATATTCAGATTCCCCCAGCTTTTCTTGTACTCGCCCATGAGTGAGTGTGTGTTTAATTCCATGCAGTTTTATCACATGTATAGGTTTGTGTATCCACCACCATagtcaaaatacagaaaagtttcaTCATAAGGATCCCTcctgttgcccttttataaccacacaTGGTAACCTTTTGCAAAATTATAGGATAACATGACAATCAGGATATGACACTGATACCACCCACCAGATGGAAATCTTACTGTGCTCCTGTGTGTGTATCCACCTTTTCATGTAGGGACCTCACATTTCGGCTGCTCTGATAAGGGTTCATCTCTACCCATCCCCAGCATGTTCTTAGAACCGCCATGCTAATTACGTgcaagaacagatgccctcctgcACGTTTTCTGAATACCTCTCTGTCCACAGGTGGCATTTTGTCAGCACTTGGGAACTTCCTGGCCCAGTTGATTGAGaagaatcaggaaaaagaaaactgctcTCAAAAGCTAGATGTCAGAGGGCCTCTCAGATATGCCATTTACGGGTGAGTTCCATAAAGGGGCTGGTTTACCCAGTAGCAGGCTAAGTGCGACAAAGCTAGGATATCAAGACCTGGAATTATCTACCTCAGAAAAACAGTTTTTTAAGAAGCATCGAAGTCATCATGGGAGAAAGTCAGAATGGTGGGTAACATTAGCTTCActtattttatagtttcatttggtttttgttttgaattgCATGGGTGAGGGTGGCCATTGTAATTGGACTGAGAAACCTGAGAGCAGATAGGTCACCTGAACCTAAAATCAGACTTCAAGACCCAAAGACcctgaaagaggaaaacagactCGAATATGGCCAGTtagtttctgttgttattttcatAGCATAAACATCCAGAAAAGAAATACGTACGTATCCTGAAAATTGTCATTTCTGAACCACTTTTTGAATTGCAGAAGCACAGAGATTCAGAAGTTTTACCTATTAAATCCACCCTGAGTTCTCTGGCCAACAATAGTGTTTGTATAGATGGATTATTTGGAAGTCTTTTGCaacaagagtgattttttttcagttcagaATTCACAAATAACATTTTGTAAGCATACTAACTCGAGTTATCCCAGCTTTTTCCATAACATATTTAAAGTCCTAATCCCCCCAGAGAGGGGgagtgtatcagaatcacctgggaggtCATCCAATCACAATTTCCCATCCTCAAGACTTCCATTCTCTTCCTCCTGAGAAGCCCTGCCCTGGGCCGCTTAACATTCTGTGAAAGGGTAGGGAAAGACAGGGGAGAACTGCTTGTTTAAAGACTTTTCACTGTCGAGCTGGGAGGCCCCTGGGCCCTTGCCCATCTTTTGATTCTGGATTCTATGGAGCCTCCGGTCTGTTTTCCCTGTAGACGTGGTGGCTGGGTTCAGTTCTCTCCTGAGTACTCTGTGCTCTTTGCAATGAATAATCCTGATACAGACAAGCCAGCGCACAGCACCAGGTTTCAGCCCTGATAATGATCCAAGAGCGACTGATGACAAGTTCTGACACCAGGGATGCTCCCATTATTTACCGAGCACCTTCTCtgagccaggccctgttctaggcactgCAGACACAGCAGTGGACAGACAGACACGATCCTGTCTTGTGGCGTTTACCTTCTAGGGGTGAAGAGAGGGCACTATATAACTAAGCAAATGAGACCATGACAGCCAGTGATCAGtgctctgaagaaaatgaaagagggcCTGGAGTAGAGAGTGGCTGGGATGGTGGTGGGTTCATTATTCAGGACAGTCGGAAGGAACTCTCCAAGCCAGCATGTTGAGAAAGAGCCAGCCATGTGACAGCTGGGGTCAGGAACGAGCCTGGTCTGTCAGAGGCAAAAAAGAATGCTTGGAGAGGAGTCATAGAAAGCGTATTTTCTAGAAGGGCCACACAGACCTGTGTGGTCAGTGCTGAGAGACTCAGGGTTTAGGGTCTCGGGGTGAGGCTGGCCCCAGGATGAGTGTCCAGCTCAGCCCCACCGCGGGCCTCAGGTTCTTTTTCACAGGGCCGCTGGGTCACTCCTTCCACCTCTTCGTGGGGACTGGATCCCTCCCGAGGCCCCCTCGGCAGGCGTCGCGAGGCTGCTGCCGGGCCACCTCCTCTTCGCGCCCGCCTTCCTGTCATCGTTCTTCCTCATCGTGAACTCCCTGGAGGTTGGTCTCTGCCATAGCACTCATGCAGGCCAGCTCTTCGTTGGCACAGGGTTGCTGTGGTTGGAATTCAGAGGGTCTGTGAACTTTACACTCAAACTTAAGTTTCACGTTGTCCTCTGTGAACGTCAGAAGCAAAGCACAGTCGTGTTAGCAGCATCTGTTGGCCTGCGGTGGCCGTCCCAGAGAGTGGGCTGTCACGTGTCCATTGTCGCAGTTATAGCCCAGAGTATCAGTGATGCTTACCACTCCTTACACCTGCTGGCAAGTGTCAGCACTGAATGTGTTAGTAAAGAAGCATATATGCTGGTCTGTCAtaaaattttttctgaatattttgatAGCTGTACTTCAGTATAATTGGTTTCTTTGTAGtcccacatattttattttatacattacaaaacatGATTCTGAGAAGTGGGTCCATGGGCTTCACCAGACTGCCAGAGGGATCCATGGCACAGAAGTTCCAGCCCCCTAGTGGCCTTGCAGAAGCCTGTGGTCACTCAGGGTCTGGACATCACAAGTGCTCTGAAGAGGCAACTTACCAGTGTAGACTTAACATCACAACGGAAGACCTGGGAGGTGTGTTTGCCCAACCTCACTCCACTAACTGGCTCCCTCACCATCCCCTCTCCACCTCCGTGCCCGAGACGTGTCACGTTCTGCCCTGAAAGTAATTCGTTCAACCAGTCACAGCAGGTGAATGCTTCTCACTTGGGTTTTATTTTGAAACCTCACCTCAAGTTCTTATTAGTAAGGAGAACACCCATGCTGTCTAAAGTGACCCTGGTGGGCAGTAGAAAAGATGTTTAAACTTCACTGTGATTGCTAATAAATCCCTGatagtaaaaagaaatatttgggaaGTCCTTGGGAAATCAGAGGTAGGAGAAAGTAGAGGGTGCCCATATTAGGAGTGAGGGTACCACAGcagtttctcccttttttttccttccaaatagGAAGGGAGTATATTTccattaaagaacaaaaacatttgCCTCTACGTATATGGCAAATGTGATGCAGACGTTGTGTTACAGACTGCAGACCGTTCCACCCACCGTATGCCTGTCCCTTTTGTGTAAGGATTCCTGCTTGGTTAATTCCTAGAATTGTTGTCCAAAAAAGGCTGTCGTTTTCTGTCCTCCCTGCAGTGGTGCAGAATAATAGCAtcagcagacatttattgagcacctgcctTGTTCCAAGCTCTGCATCCAGTGCTTCAGGTCTTTGAGCCTCACATCAACCCCACCTGACagttgaggaagctgaggccttcAGTTATTTGCAGGGTAAACACTGGCCTGAGGTCGTGTAACGAGTCCGTGAGTCGGGATTCAGACACAGGTTTTGTGACTCTTGAGAGCTCCTAACCCTTGTGGCTTTTCCCTCTGTGTGAAGTTTGTTTCCCtacactttttttattttaattaatttatttacttttggctgcattgggtcttcattgctgcgctcaggctttctctagttgcggtgagcggggctcctcttcgctgcggtgcgcgggcttctcattgcggtggcttctcttgttgcggagcacgggctctaggcatgcaggcttcagtagttgtggctcgcgtgctctagagcgcaggctcagcagctgtggtgcacaggcttagttgctccgcagcatgtgggatcttcccgggccagggctcgaacccgtgtcccctgcattggcaggcggattcttaaccactgcgccaccagggaagtcccaggtgttTGTCTTTTAACTTCATATAAAGTTAAATTGTTTGCAtaagttatataaataaaaggtGTTATGGTGGCTTTCTCCATACAGGAGTTTAAAAAATTCATGCATTCAAATctgtcattcttttcctttgtaggcttccttaaaggaaaataatggaaatattctcctatattttcttcttcaactcttgtgattttttttttgtacattttgatAGGCCAAAAGATAATAGAAATATTCTCCTATACTTTCGTCTAgtattatgtgtttgtttttaatatagtgAGAGATATACTTCAGTCTTAGTTTTTTCCACTTAGATAGCAAACTGTCTcgttaccatttattgaacagtcCCCAGTATAGGAAAATGTTAACTTTATCATATTCTCATTCCCATGTGTACAGGCCATTATCTGGGCTCTTTGTTCTTTTGCTGGATTCTGTTCATTTCCACATTTCCATGATTTGGTTTGTTTTGGGCTGTTGCTGCTAGACTTTTTAATTGCCATAAttttacagcattttaaaaaatttctagtaAGGTAAGCCTTCCTTTCTTATTCAAGATGGCTATTCTTATGCATTTATCCTTCCAGATGACAATTAGAATCAATTTAAAAAGCTCCTGACAACTTTGGATTAGAAATGCATCAGCTTTGGAGATTATTTTGGAAAGAATTGACAGCTGAGCCATCAGCAGAGCAGTTCTGGTGCCCAGACCAGCAGCGTGAATCACATCGTCAGCTCGGCTCTCAGGGGTCATGGGCGAAGGGCGTGCAGTGTGAGCGCTGTCCTGATGATTTTCCTGCTGGATTGTTAGCTCCTTGCTGCACCGCTGCTCAAGCACACGTGTGTGCTGTGTCCATATGAACGGAACAAACTGCAGTTTTAAAGAAATCACTGTGTCAGGCTTTGGGGCCCCGGTATTGCTCACGGTCTGCGTTTCCCCCTGCGTTCCCCACTCTCCAGGGGAAGGACGCGGCCGCCTTCACTGCGAAGATGAAGAGAGGATTCTGGCCGGCACTGCAGATGAACTGGCGACTCTGGACTCCAGTGCAGTTTATTAACGTCAACTAAGTCCCTTTGCAAGTAAGGCCAGCCCGGCACCGCGGGGCCAGAGAGGGGCTTCGAGCTCCCCCAAAGCCCACCCCCGCCAGCCTTCTTTTTCTCGAGCCTCAGGGTCACCCCAAGTTCCAGATTCCTTCTGGGGCTTTCCTCTTCGCCCAGAATCGTTACCGGTCTGGATTCTGGCAGGCAAAGTGACATAGAAGGAGGGGCCTCCCAAGCGGCGTCCACGCTGCGCCCTTTCGTCCCGAGCAGCGCTCGGCTTTCTAGGGCTGGATTGCAGCCCGCGCCCACAAAGCTGCGGGAGGGCAGCCTCACCTGCAGGGATGTCAGGGCCACACCGGGGCGGGGCAAGGGGCTCTGAGCCGAGGGTCGGAGCGTCTGGGTGGGGAACCTCTGCAAGCGGGACCGCAGGCCGCAGGCAGGCTGCGGTGAGGCCGCCCTCCGGTTTGCAGAAGGCCCTGCCAGTGTCCACTGCCTCCACACCCAGTACAGCCCATCTGTGTCTGGGTCCCAAGACCACTGCCGGGTGGACGGGCTCACAGCCTAAGTTTATGAGGGCCACGCAGCCAGGATGTACAGCTGGATCCTGGGAATCCCTCCCTACCCTGAGGACCACACAGAGCAAGCCCTCACCCACCCACAAAACACAGGCACGTGGCGTTTCTGCCCAGGGTTTAATGGGGGCTGGGCACATGGGCACCGCCCCCTGCACCAGAGTTCCCTACACCCCGGGAAGAAAGGCAGGAACCCCACAtgaaatccaagttcccagacACCAGCCGATCACCAGCCTCTCAAACAGGCCTTTCCAGGGATTCCCAGGCCTCAGGCCTGCTGTGTTAACCCTTTTCTGCACACCATTTAAGTAACCTACCTGAAACTAGCTCATACAGGCTGATTTCCATCCTGCtttagggagaggagagaaagagacctGGGGCAAGAGCCCCCTTGGGAAAGAGGTACCTTGCaagggtgggaagagggaggggacggGCTTggtaatcacacacacacacacaacacacacaacacacacacacacacacacacacaccccaagggGTAGCAGAAAACCAGAGGCAGCGATGGACAGCAATAGCTGATGCTGCAGGaagttaaatcaaaataaaaatcggAACGTTTCCATTGGCTTTAAAAATGGCCTTCCCAAGAGCAGCTTCAGTGGCTCGATGGGGCTGAAGCCAGATGGCTGAGAACTGATGAGTGGGTGGGAAGGTAGAAGATAAACTACAAGTCTAAAAAAGTCTCTCGGACTTTTGGGAAGCGGAGGGGAAAATGGCAGTTAGCAGTGGGCCGGGGAGGAGAAGGTTTTGCAGCTAGGAGAAGAGTGGCCACGCTGCATGCAGGTGGCACCCCAGGCTGCCCCAGTGCCCGGGGGTGGGCGTGGGACTGCAGCGTAAGCAGAGAGGCACTTCAGGTGGAAGGCTCGCCTCCCCTGTGagcacagcagagagaggaggtCACTGTTCACTGGGGACCCCAGCCACACCTTGTGGCCAGAGAGGGGCTTCGAGCTctctgggatggggaggggtggggaggcttGGGGGGATGGGTATTTTGAGGGGAGTAAAGAAGTGGTCACCTTGGTGCTGGGGAGGATAGGAGAGGAAGCTGATTGGAGATGGGAACCAGGAGAGGCTGAAGACTCTTATGTGCAGGGGCCTGGGGCCTGAGGCAGGTGAGAAGGCAGGAGGATCTAGGTTTTTCCAGGGAGTGCATCTGAGGAACAAGGGAAGGAAACCAGGGCTATGCACTGTGGTTCTAAGGCATATAGAAGATGAAGTAAAGACATGAGAAGACAGACCGGCTGAGGACGTGGAAGGGTCTATGGCAGGGAAAGTAGAGAGGCTGGAGAATGGAGTCCTTCTGACTCGTGTAGGGACAGTGCTGCAAGCCTGGGCTTAGAGACCTTCCTAAAAGGTGGTTGCCGGCGCGTGCTTAAGGGGCAGGGAGTTTATTCAACAcatatgtattgagcacctgctgtatgcccTGCTGCTCTAGACTCTGGGGCTACAGTGACTAATGAGATAGACCAGACTGCTACTTTCATGGAGCTTATGTGCCTGGGAGACCCAGTAATTGACTACAGGTGATTTCGGGTGGGAGTATGCCTGTCAGATCATAGAAGCAGGGTAATGGCATAGGATGGGTTAGGGTGAAGAGCAGGTCATGGGGTTGTCAGGGAGGAGCCGGGTGAGGCCACCTGCATGGCTGGTCCTGGGGTGAGAGGCTGAGCCAGGAGCCGAAGTGCTCAGTGAAGGAGTATTTTCCCTGCTGTCCTGTAAACACCATCAGGCAGGGACTGTCCTCACCCCTCTCTGCTGGgcccctagcacagtgccttgtaTGCAGTAAAGGCTCAGCAGGTACGGCAGTGGGTGCATGGACTGACCCGCGACAGCTCTGTCCTGGGGGGTGGGTGCCTGATGAGCGTGCCCAGGGCCCTGCTCTTACTGCAGCCCGTGTTCTCTCCGGCAGTTCCAGGTGCTCTGTGCCGACTTGGCGGCTCTGTTCTGGCACACCTACTTGGCCTCTCTGCGGAAGTGAAGATGACCGGGAGAGGTCCTCAGACACACTGATGACGTGGGGGGAGGAGGGTGCGGGTGAGAAAGCAGGAACAACCCAGCCTGCCTCTAGATCATGTGATTCAAGATGACCCTAAAATGATGGATGGAGAAACAGAAATCTCTGAACGTCAGAATCCGTTTTTAAAAAGGTGGTCCCTGTCTTCAGGTGGTGCTCCCCTAAGAAACTTAAAATACAGTAGAGATGATTTCACCTCTCACCTTGGATTGAATTAGGATCACAATAAACTATAACATAGTTTTTTCAGTGGTGATTTTAATTTCTCAGAATAATTGCTGTTGCTTTGAAAGAAATGGGTGATCAGAGGGCTgccttcagatttttttaaacgtttaaaaaattgtggtaacatATATCACAGTACTACTGCTTGGCTACCTGGCCCCATAGGACACGGGCCCCTCTAGACCAGGACTTGCCCTGACCTGCTGAGAGGCACTGTATGCCACCCTTTCAGCAGCGGGGTCTGCTTTCCTGTTGGTCATTTACATtagccctccctccctgctttttcattcttaaaaCATTCCTTCCTGATTGCCTCCCATCCTTATTTCATGGATACAATATCTCTTGGGatcttaattatatattttgtgaatttttttctgtctcgcatgctgtttctattttctcagggttttttgctttttgtttttcccctgttTGATCCTTGTGTTACCCTATCAGGATTTCCTGAAATGTCTATtgatccttttctttctcttttttttcttaagattttttctttgaagtggagcattttaaaaatctttattgaatatgttacaatattgcttctgttttatgttttggttttttggctgagaggcatagctacctgaccagggatcaaaaccacaccccctgcactggaagacgAAGTTTTTGTTGTCGTCAttgttgtgccgggtcttagttgcagcttgccagctccttagttgtggcatgggggatctagttccctgaccagggatcaaacccgggccccctgcattgggagtgtggagtcttaaccactgtgccaccacggaagttgCTGAAAgtcaaagtcttaaccactggaccgccagggaagtccatgttgatcttttttttctttttttaaaatttatttatttatttttgactgcgttgggtcttctttgcggtgcatgggcttctcattgcagtggcttctcttgttgcggagcacgggctctaggcgtgcagacttcagtagttgtggctagtgggctctagagcacaggctcagtagttgtggcgcatgggcttagttgctccacggcatgtgggatcttcctggatcagggcttgaacccgtgtcccctgcattggcaggcggattcttaaccattgtgccaccagggaagcctgggacccAGTTTTGTTGGGGACCACCCATTTTCAATAACTGAGGTATTTTCTCCTGGGCTGGTCAGTTTACCCAGAGAGGAATCTCTTCATTTCTTGCccagggtgggggggtggggcagggagagtggTGGCTGTAGGGGAGCATGGTATAAGCACAGTGGCCAACATTCTTGTGGCTAACTGGAGAAAAGGGGTTAGAGTCCTACTATTAGTATGTGAACTTCATATAATTTCATCTTTATTACTGCAGCCCAGTCTCACCTG
This genomic interval from Phocoena phocoena chromosome 13, mPhoPho1.1, whole genome shotgun sequence contains the following:
- the PXMP2 gene encoding LOW QUALITY PROTEIN: peroxisomal membrane protein 2 (The sequence of the model RefSeq protein was modified relative to this genomic sequence to represent the inferred CDS: inserted 1 base in 1 codon; substituted 1 base at 1 genomic stop codon); this translates as MAPAASKLTAEADLGAFPRRALAQYLRLLRLYPVLTKATTRSARSGILSALGNFLAQLIEKNQEKENCSQKLDVRGPLRYAIYGFFFTGPLGHSFHLFVXDWIPPEAPSAGVARLLPGHLLFAPAFLSSFFLIVNSLEGKDAAAFTAKMKRGFWPALQMNWRLWTPVQFINVNXVPLQFQVLCADLAALFWHTYLASLRK